The DNA region ACGTCATGATGGGGCCGGGCCAGATCGACCGGTACGGCAACGTCAACATCTCGGCGATCGGCGACTTCCACCGGCCGAAGGTGGCCCTGCTCGGAGTACGGGGCGCACCCGGCAACACGGTGAGCCACCCGTGCAGCTACTGGGTGCCCCGGCACAGCCGCCGGACCTTCGTCGCACAGGTCGACCTGGTCTGCGGCGTCGGCTACGACCGGGCGGCGGCGGCCGGGCCGTCCGCGTCGCGCTTCCATCAGCTGCGCCGGGTGGTGAGCGATCTCGGGGTCTTCGACTTCTCCGGCCCGGACCACCGGATGCGGCTCGTGTCGACCCACCCCGGAGTCAGCGTCGAACAGATCCGCGAGGCGACCGGGTTCGACCTGCTGATCGGCGAGGACGTGCCGCAGACCCGGCAGCCGACGGCGCAGGAGCTGGCCCTGATCCGTACCGCCATCGACCCGGCCGGCCACCGCGACACGGAGGTACGGCGATGACCGACCGCCCGGCGCGGCCGGTCGACGGAGCGCGGCCGGTCGACGGAACGCCCCGGTCCCACCCGGCCCTGCGTACCCCGATCTGCGAACTGTTCGGGGTGCGTTACCCGATCGTGCAGACCGCCATGGGCTTCGTCTCCGGCCCTCGGCTGGTCGCGGCCACCGCCAACGCCGGAGGGTTGGGCATCCTCGCCGGCGCCACCCTCGACCTGCCCGAACTGGCCACCGCGATAGCCGAGATCCGCCGCCGCACCAGCGCGCCGTTCGGGGTCAACCTGCGGGCCGACGCCACCGACGCCGCCGCGCGGGTCGATCTGCTGATCCGGGAGCACGTCCGGGTCGTCTCGTTCGCCCTGGCCCCGAAGCCCGAGCTGATCGCCCGGCTGCGCGACGCCGGGGTACGGGTGGTGCCGTCGGTCGGCGCGCGCCGGCACGCCGAGAAGGTGGCCGGCTGGGGCGCCGACGCGGTCATCGTGCAGGGTGCCGAGGGCGGCGGCCACACCGGCGCGGTTCCGACCAGTCTGCTGCTGCCGCAGGTGGCCGACGCCGTCGACATCCCGGTGATCGGGGCCGGCGGGTTCTTCGACGGCCGGGGTCTGGTCGCCGCCCTCGCCTACGGCGCCGCCGGGGTGGCGATGGGCACCCGGTTCCTGCTCACCAGCGACACCACGGTCAGCCCGCAGGTGCAGCGGC from Solwaraspora sp. WMMD791 includes:
- a CDS encoding CoA-transferase; its protein translation is MTATAPTRAEVCVVACAEAWRGDGEILASPIGLIPTIGARLARATFSPELLLTDGEAALGVGTWPVGGSPAQTEGALPFRQIFELIWSGRRHVMMGPGQIDRYGNVNISAIGDFHRPKVALLGVRGAPGNTVSHPCSYWVPRHSRRTFVAQVDLVCGVGYDRAAAAGPSASRFHQLRRVVSDLGVFDFSGPDHRMRLVSTHPGVSVEQIREATGFDLLIGEDVPQTRQPTAQELALIRTAIDPAGHRDTEVRR
- a CDS encoding nitronate monooxygenase, with the translated sequence MTDRPARPVDGARPVDGTPRSHPALRTPICELFGVRYPIVQTAMGFVSGPRLVAATANAGGLGILAGATLDLPELATAIAEIRRRTSAPFGVNLRADATDAAARVDLLIREHVRVVSFALAPKPELIARLRDAGVRVVPSVGARRHAEKVAGWGADAVIVQGAEGGGHTGAVPTSLLLPQVADAVDIPVIGAGGFFDGRGLVAALAYGAAGVAMGTRFLLTSDTTVSPQVQRRYLDAGLDGTVVTRALDGVPQRVLRTDLIDRLEHAGPLRRLVRSARSAARFRRLTGTPWRHLLAEGLAMRRSRELTWSQVLLAANTPMLLRAAMVDGRVDLGVMATGQVTGLIDDLPSCAELIDRIVAEAVAVLDTLQEGRSDGDR